GCATGCGGACCTGGAACCCTTGGCCCGCAAGATCGAGGAATTCCGCAGGTCCCAGAAGGAACGGGAAGAAGCCGTCCACCTGGCGCAGGGTGCGGAGCCGGAAATGAAGTCCCTGGCCGAATCCGAGATCCCTCTGTTGGACAGGCGGATCGAAGAGATCCAAAAAGAGCTCAAGACGCTTCTTTTGCCTAAGGATCCCAATGGGGACCGGAACGCACTGATCGAGATCAGGGCGGGCACAGGCGGCCATGAAGCGGCCCTTTTCGCGGCCGATCTTTTCCGTATGTATTCCCGCTATATCGAGCGGATCGGGATGAAGGTGGAGCTCATGGATTCAAGTCCGACCGACCTGGGCGGGTTCAAAGAGATCGTATTCATGGTGATGGGGAAGGGCGCCTTCGGCCGCTTCCGCTTCGAGAGCGGCACCCATCGGGTCCAACGGGTCCCTGCCACCGAAGCCTCGGGCCGTATCCATACTTCCGCGGCCACCGTGGCCGTCCTTCCCGAGGTCGATGAAGTGGATGTGGAGATCAAGGACTCGGACCTTCGCATCGACACCTTCTGTTCCTCGGGGGCCGGGGGGCAAAGCGTCAATACCACCTATTCGGCCGTGCGCATCACCCATTTGCCTTCGGGGATCGTGGTGCAGTGCCAGGACGAACGTTCCCAGCTCAAGAACAAGGCAAAGGCCATGAAGGTGCTTTACGCCCGTTTGAAGGAAAGGGCGGATGTGGAGGCGCAGGCGAAGGTGTCGGCCACGCGCAAAAGCCAGGTGGGGAGCGGGGACCGCAGTGAAAAGATAAGGACCTATAATTTCCCCCAGAACCGTGTGACCGACCATCGGATCGGGATGACCCTCTACCAATTGGACAAGGTCATGGAGGGTTATTTGGACGAGTTCGTCGAGGCCTTGGCCCTGGCCCGGCAAGAAGAACTGTTGAAGGAAGAAGGCTAAGAGTGGAGGACAAAGTCCCCGAGTCCTGGACCCCCTTGAGGATCCTCCAGTGGGCGGTCCCTTTTTTGGCCCAAAAAGGCCTCTCCAACCCCCGGTTGGATGCCGAGGTCCTGGTCGCCCACGCCTTGGGGATCAAGAGGCTCCAAGTGTATCTCCAATATGACCGGCCCTTGGACAAGGAAGAACTGGCCAGGATGCGGTGTCTTTTCCAACGTCGGGCCCAACATGAGCCGATCCAGTACATCACGGGAATTAGGGAATTCTACGGGTTGGCCTTTTACGTCGCCCCTGGGGTCCTTATCCCAAGGCCTGAAACCGAGCTTTTGGTCGAAAGGGCTTTGACTCACTTGAAGACCCTCCCCGAAGAAAAACGGCTGGTTTTGGACTTGGGAACAGGAAGCGGGTGTATCGCTCTTGCGATCGCCAAGACCTTATCTTGCCGCGTTTGGGGTGTTGATCGGTCCGAAAAGGCCCTGGAATTGGCTGTATCCAATGCCACGAAGCTGGAAGTACCAGGGGTGATTTGGCGCCTGGGAAGCTGGTTCGATGCTTTGAAGGCCGAGGATCCCACCCGGTTCGGGGTGATCGTAAGCAATCCACCCTATATCCCCTTCGAGGAAAAGCAGGGCTTGGCCCCGGAAGTAAGGGATTTTGAGCCTCCGGAGGCTCTTTTCGCTGAAAACAAAGGATTAGGGGCCTATCAAGAGATTCAAAAGGATTTGATGGATCATTTGGATCCTGATGGGGCGGCTTTTTTCGAATTGGAGGCCAATGGCTACGACAAAGTCCGGGGGCTTTTTGGCACGGAGTGGGAGATGAGTCCCTATTCCGACCTCCAGGGTATCACCCGGGTCTTGGGGCTTTTTCCTAGGCAAAAGAGTTGACTCTTTTCAAGTTAAATCTATATAATTCGCCCTCTTTGGCCCTAAACGGGGAAACCCCTTCCCCGCTTTAGTTTTTCAGGACGTTTCCGATCCATTCCTAAATGTTCGATCTGGAGGACCCTTC
The genomic region above belongs to bacterium and contains:
- the prfA gene encoding peptide chain release factor 1, with product MIETKILQAEKRFKELSDRLTHPETFSNSSELQKISKEHADLEPLARKIEEFRRSQKEREEAVHLAQGAEPEMKSLAESEIPLLDRRIEEIQKELKTLLLPKDPNGDRNALIEIRAGTGGHEAALFAADLFRMYSRYIERIGMKVELMDSSPTDLGGFKEIVFMVMGKGAFGRFRFESGTHRVQRVPATEASGRIHTSAATVAVLPEVDEVDVEIKDSDLRIDTFCSSGAGGQSVNTTYSAVRITHLPSGIVVQCQDERSQLKNKAKAMKVLYARLKERADVEAQAKVSATRKSQVGSGDRSEKIRTYNFPQNRVTDHRIGMTLYQLDKVMEGYLDEFVEALALARQEELLKEEG
- the prmC gene encoding peptide chain release factor N(5)-glutamine methyltransferase, with the translated sequence MEDKVPESWTPLRILQWAVPFLAQKGLSNPRLDAEVLVAHALGIKRLQVYLQYDRPLDKEELARMRCLFQRRAQHEPIQYITGIREFYGLAFYVAPGVLIPRPETELLVERALTHLKTLPEEKRLVLDLGTGSGCIALAIAKTLSCRVWGVDRSEKALELAVSNATKLEVPGVIWRLGSWFDALKAEDPTRFGVIVSNPPYIPFEEKQGLAPEVRDFEPPEALFAENKGLGAYQEIQKDLMDHLDPDGAAFFELEANGYDKVRGLFGTEWEMSPYSDLQGITRVLGLFPRQKS